The sequence GCCTTGCCAAGTATTTTTTCTTTCGTGTCCGGATCAAGAAGACCTTCCATGGCGGCTTTTACGTCCGCAATTAAATCGTAAATTATTCTGTAAACGTTAATTGTTACGCCTTCGTGTTCGGCAAGTTTTTCAACGGCGGCGTCAGGCCTTAAATTAAAACCTACTATTAACGCGTCGGAAGCTACGGCAAGTGCAACGTCGGACTCGGTAATAGAACCAGCGCCTTTATGGATTATTTTCAAAGTTATTTCAGAGGTGGACATTCTTTCCAAAGAATCGCTCAATGCGCCCAGCGACCCTTGAACGTCCGCTTTCAAAATTATGCTTAAATCTTTTGTGTTTCCGGCGCTTATATCAAGAAGCGAAAGATGGTGGCGCGGTTTTAACGACGCGGCTTTAGCTTTTTCTTTTCTTGATTGCGCAATTTCTCTTGCGTGAGATTCATGGCTTACAACAACAAATTTGTCGCCCGCCTGAGGAGGTTCGTTTATGCCGAGAACTTCAACAGGGGTGCTTGGAACGGCTTCCGTAAACCTTTTTCCGTGCTCGTCGGACATCGCGCGGACTTTTCCGTAAGTTGTTCCTATAACAAGATTGTCGCCGATTTTTAAAGTGCCGGTTTGAACCAAAAGCGTTGCAACGGGACCTTTTCTCGGGTCAAGTTTTGCTTCCACAACAATTCCTTCCGCGCTTCTGTCGGGGTTGGCTTTAAGTTCCATCATTTCCGCTTTAAGCAAAACCATCTCTAAAAGAGAATCTATATGAAGTCTTTTTTTAGCGGAAATATCTATCATAATATTTTCGCCGCCCCAATCTTCGGGAACAAGACCGTAGTTGCTGAGCTCTTGTCTTATTTTCTGCGGATCCGCGCCGGGCAAATCTATTTTATTGACGGCAACTATTACCGGAACGTTTGCCGCTTTAGCGTGATTTATAGCTTCAATTGTTTGAGGCATAACGCCGTCGGTTGCGGAAACCACAAGTATAACAACATCCGTAACCTGCGCGCCTCTTGAACGCATTGCGGTAAAAGCTTCGTGACCGGGGGTATCCAAAAATGTAACGTATCCGCCGGTTTGAGTAAGCACTCTGTAAGCGCCTATATGCTGCGTTATTCCGCCGTGCTCGCCGCCCGCTACGTTGGAACTTCTTATAGCGTCAAGCAGCGAAGTTTTGCCGTGGTCAACGTGACCCATAATTGTTACAACGGGAGAACGCGGTTTTAATTTCGCAGGGTCTTCAATTTTATTTTCAACTTTCTCTTCCGAATATATTGAAACAAGTTTCGCATCGTAACCAAGCTCGCTTGCAACAAGTATTGCAATATCCGTGTCAAGTCTTTGGTTTATTGTTACAAGAGTTCCCATAGACATAAGCTTTTTTATAACGTCGCCTACTTTAAGCTTCATCTTTTCAGATAAATCTTTTACGGTTACAAGTTCGTTTATTGAAATTACGCCTAAAGTTTCCGGCGCTGCGGGTTCTTCCGGTTTTTTTATTTCGGGCGTGCTTTGAGTTTGCTGAGGCTGTACAGGTTTAGGCTGTTCCGGCGTTACCTGTTTGGGCTGCTCAGGCTGAACTTGAGGTTGAGGCGGTTTTGTTTCAACCGATTTCTGTTCTGTTTTTTTAGGAGCTACCGCCGCCGGAATATTTTTTTGTTCCTGCGGTTTTGGCTGCGCCGAAACAGCGGGCACAACAGGTTTTTGCGGCTGATGATGCGTTTGATGCGCGGCGTGCGAAACATGCGCCGGCTTTTCTTCGTGTTTTTTTACAGGTTCAACTTTTTGCA is a genomic window of Endomicrobium proavitum containing:
- the infB gene encoding translation initiation factor IF-2, which gives rise to MPTTKIKAADSDTEKTKKKPSAKKETAAKKTVKKTEDGAEKKAVKVKAVSKKQAVAKTESKKTKAAKAPSVAKKPAKKTTAEKDHVAQTETKHAEHKAAHIKTEAHKIEHAAHEIKHEHKPEHKTHIAVQKVEPVKKHEEKPAHVSHAAHQTHHQPQKPVVPAVSAQPKPQEQKNIPAAVAPKKTEQKSVETKPPQPQVQPEQPKQVTPEQPKPVQPQQTQSTPEIKKPEEPAAPETLGVISINELVTVKDLSEKMKLKVGDVIKKLMSMGTLVTINQRLDTDIAILVASELGYDAKLVSIYSEEKVENKIEDPAKLKPRSPVVTIMGHVDHGKTSLLDAIRSSNVAGGEHGGITQHIGAYRVLTQTGGYVTFLDTPGHEAFTAMRSRGAQVTDVVILVVSATDGVMPQTIEAINHAKAANVPVIVAVNKIDLPGADPQKIRQELSNYGLVPEDWGGENIMIDISAKKRLHIDSLLEMVLLKAEMMELKANPDRSAEGIVVEAKLDPRKGPVATLLVQTGTLKIGDNLVIGTTYGKVRAMSDEHGKRFTEAVPSTPVEVLGINEPPQAGDKFVVVSHESHAREIAQSRKEKAKAASLKPRHHLSLLDISAGNTKDLSIILKADVQGSLGALSDSLERMSTSEITLKIIHKGAGSITESDVALAVASDALIVGFNLRPDAAVEKLAEHEGVTINVYRIIYDLIADVKAAMEGLLDPDTKEKILGKAVVKQVFKLSSFGTISGCSVIDGKIQRGSKVRLLRDNVIVFEGNISSLKRFKDDVKEVEKGYECGIGLENYSDIKPGDIVENFTTEKIARKLD